From a region of the Desmodus rotundus isolate HL8 chromosome 7, HLdesRot8A.1, whole genome shotgun sequence genome:
- the LOC112311114 gene encoding elongation factor 1-alpha 1, which produces MGKEKTHINIVVIGHVDSGKSTTTGHLIYKCGGIDKRTIEKFEKEAAEMGKGSFKYAWVLDKLKAERERGITIDISLWKFETSRYYVSITDAPGHRDFIKNMITGTSQADCAVLIVAAGVGEFEAGISKNGQTREHALLAYTLGVKQLIVGVNKIDSTEPPYSQKRYEEIVKEVSTYIKKIGYNPDTVAFVPISGWNGDNMLEPSANMPWFKGWKVTRKDGSASGTTLLEALDCILPPTRPTDKPLRLPLQDVYKIGGIGTVPVGRVETGVLTPGMVVTFAPVSVTTEVKSVEMHHEALSEALPGDNVGFNVKNVSVKDVLHGNVAGNSKNYPPMEAAGFTAQVIILNHPGQISAGYAPVLDCHTAHIACKFAELKEKIDRRSGKKLEDGPKFLKSGDAAIVDMVPGKPMCVESFSDYPPLGRSAVRDMRQTVAVGVIRAVDKKAAGAGKVTKSAQKVQKAK; this is translated from the coding sequence atgggaaaggaaaagactcaCATCAACATTGTGGTTATTGGACACGTAGATTCCGGCAAGTCTACCACTACTGGCCATCTGATCTACAAATGCGGTGGGATCGACAAAAGAACCATCGAAAAATTTGAGAAGGAGGCTGCTGAGATGGGGAAGGGCTCCTTCAAGTATGCCTGGGTCTTGGATAAACTGAAAGCTGAACGTGAGCGTGGTATCACCATTGATATCTCCCTGTGGAAATTCGAAACCAGCAGGTATTATGTGAGCATCACTGatgccccaggacacagagactTTATCAAGAACATGATTACAGGGACATCTCAGGCTGACTGTGCTGTCCTGATTGTTGCTGCTGGTGTTGGTGAGTTTGAAGCAGGTATCTCCAAGAATGGGCAGACCCGTGAGCATGCCCTTCTGGCTTATACACTGGGTGTGAAACAGCTGATTGTTGGTGTTAACAAAATAGATTCCACTGAGCCGCCCTACAGCCAGAAGAGATACGAGGAAATTGTTAAAGAAGTCAGCacctacattaagaaaattggCTACAACCCTGACACAGTAGCATTTGTGCCAATTTCTGGTTGGAATGGTGACAACATGCTGGAGCCAAGTGCTAACATGCCCTGGTTCAAGGGATGGAAAGTCACCCGTAAAGATGGCAGTGCCAGTGGAACCACACTGCTGGAAGCGCTGGATTGCATCCTGCCACCAACTCGTCCAACTGACAAGCCCCTGCGTCTGCCTCTCCAGGATGTCTACAAAATTGGTGGCATTGGTACTGTCCCTGTGGGCCGAGTGGAGACTGGTGTTCTCACACCTGGCATGGTGGTCACCTTTGCTCCAGTCAGTGTTACAACTGAAGTAAAGTCTGTTGAAATGCACCATGAAGCCCTGAGTGAAGCTCTTCCTGGGGACAATGTGGGCTTCAATGTCAAGAACGTGTCTGTCAAAGATGTTCTTCATGGCAATGTGGCTGGTAACAGCAAAAATTACCCACCAATGGAAGCTGCTGGCTTCACAGCTCAGGTGATTATCCTCAACCATCCAGGCCAAATCAGTGCCGGTTATGCACCTGTTCTGGATTGTCACACAGCTCATATTGCTTGCAAATTTGCTGAGCTGAAGGAGAAGATTGATCGTCGCTCCGGGAAAAAGCTGGAAGATGGCCCaaagtttttgaaatctggtgATGCTGCCATTGTTGATATGGTTCCTGGCAAGCCCATGTGTGTTGAGAGCTTCTCTGACTATCCTCCTCTGGGTCGCTCTGCTGTTCGTGACATGAGACAGACAGTTGCTGTTGGTGTCATCAGAGCAGTTgacaagaaggcagctggagctggcaaAGTCACCAAGTCTGCCCAGAAAGTTCAGAAGGCTAAGTGA